One Acidobacteriota bacterium DNA window includes the following coding sequences:
- a CDS encoding bacterioferritin: MEDLDTPQTCELLKSIMEYELAGVVRYTHYALMVTGPNRIPIVQFLKAQATESLLHAQTAGEILTGLEGHPSLRIATIEETNQHSVKDILSESLVHERKALDLYKSLLDVVKDRSVYLEEFARTMIGQEEMHVIELRKMLRDYV, from the coding sequence ATGGAAGATCTCGATACACCTCAAACGTGCGAATTATTAAAGTCAATTATGGAGTATGAATTGGCCGGAGTCGTTCGGTACACGCACTATGCGCTGATGGTCACTGGTCCAAACCGAATTCCAATCGTTCAATTTCTCAAAGCCCAGGCCACCGAATCACTGCTCCACGCCCAGACCGCCGGAGAAATCTTGACTGGATTGGAAGGACATCCCAGCCTGCGCATTGCCACCATTGAAGAAACCAACCAGCATTCAGTCAAAGACATTCTGTCAGAAAGCCTGGTGCATGAACGAAAAGCGCTTGATCTCTATAAATCGCTGCTTGATGTCGTGAAAGACCGGAGCGTGTATTTGGAAGAATTTGCCCGCACCATGATCGGGCAGGAAGAAATGCACGTGATTGAACTCCGGAAAATGCTGCGGGATTATGTTTAG
- a CDS encoding NUDIX hydrolase codes for MSREILPWRKLSTEQIADCKVFTVNRDRVCAPGEPDEKAHSFFVIHPANWVNVIPITPDGKVLLIEQFRHGIEQVALEIPGGMIDPEDPSPEAAAARELLEETGYRADEITIIGRHFPNPAIQNNVCYSILARNVRQVQTPSMDGTEDIAMKLVPLEEIPELIHSGAITHALVIVAFYYLELWRKNQ; via the coding sequence ATGTCCCGTGAAATTCTGCCCTGGAGAAAACTCTCCACTGAACAAATTGCTGATTGTAAAGTCTTTACGGTCAACCGTGACCGTGTCTGCGCTCCTGGTGAACCGGATGAAAAAGCCCATTCCTTTTTTGTGATCCACCCGGCCAACTGGGTCAATGTGATTCCAATTACACCTGATGGAAAAGTTCTCTTAATTGAACAATTTCGTCATGGCATCGAGCAGGTCGCCCTCGAAATCCCCGGCGGCATGATTGACCCCGAAGACCCGTCACCCGAAGCTGCCGCCGCCCGCGAACTGCTTGAAGAAACCGGCTACCGCGCCGATGAAATCACGATCATTGGCAGGCACTTCCCGAATCCGGCGATCCAGAACAATGTGTGTTATTCGATTTTGGCAAGGAATGTCAGGCAGGTTCAGACACCGTCAATGGATGGGACCGAAGATATTGCGATGAAACTGGTGCCGTTGGAGGAAATTCCAGAATTGATCCACTCTGGAGCCATCACCCACGCGCTGGTGATTGTGGCTTTTTACTACCTGGAGTTGTGGAGGAAGAATCAGTAG
- a CDS encoding polyprenyl synthetase family protein has translation MRELLEEPGTIALMARAEAVARMIDKEIIKDIAEVTQPLLLEATTYLFKSGGKRLRPFLVITCAEALGGVLDDAIPPALAVEYLHNLSLIHDDMMDHSEKRHGLPTLHSQFGNRTSLLVGDLLYAKAVEQASRVARHAIRMVDVLAKAAKLMCLGQFDDMSFETRMELEIEDYLIMASRKTSALYRASCICGVLAGDGTEDQVNAMAVFGEKIGTAFQIWDDVLDLQADPLRLGKPLGLDIRDGKKTLIVIHFLKYAKSPEREQFLKYLGNPGLTRELPEAVALLEEAGSIAFARDIAWNLLEDAKKQLHVLPESPARDLLYQYADFLLQRNY, from the coding sequence ATGCGCGAACTTCTTGAAGAGCCGGGAACGATTGCCTTGATGGCAAGGGCAGAAGCCGTAGCCCGAATGATCGACAAAGAAATCATCAAAGACATTGCCGAAGTCACACAACCACTTCTATTGGAAGCCACCACCTACCTCTTTAAAAGCGGTGGCAAACGATTACGTCCCTTTCTGGTTATCACCTGTGCCGAAGCACTCGGCGGTGTACTGGATGATGCCATTCCGCCAGCCCTGGCCGTTGAGTACCTGCACAATTTATCGTTGATTCACGATGATATGATGGATCACAGTGAAAAACGGCATGGTCTCCCAACGCTCCACAGCCAGTTTGGAAATCGAACCTCGCTCCTGGTGGGAGATTTGCTCTACGCCAAAGCGGTTGAACAGGCGTCTCGGGTTGCCCGGCATGCCATTCGAATGGTTGACGTGCTGGCCAAAGCCGCCAAATTGATGTGTTTAGGGCAATTTGACGACATGAGTTTTGAGACCCGGATGGAGCTGGAAATCGAAGACTATTTGATTATGGCGTCACGTAAGACATCGGCGCTCTACCGGGCAAGTTGCATCTGCGGTGTTCTGGCTGGTGATGGAACCGAAGACCAGGTCAACGCCATGGCGGTGTTTGGTGAAAAGATTGGAACGGCGTTCCAGATTTGGGATGATGTGCTGGATCTTCAGGCTGATCCGCTCCGGTTAGGCAAACCGCTTGGATTGGATATCCGCGACGGGAAAAAGACGTTGATTGTGATTCACTTCCTGAAATATGCCAAATCACCTGAACGTGAGCAATTTCTGAAATATCTGGGCAATCCAGGCTTAACTCGTGAATTACCGGAAGCCGTCGCTTTACTTGAAGAGGCTGGTTCAATTGCGTTTGCACGTGATATTGCCTGGAATTTGCTTGAAGACGCGAAAAAGCAACTCCATGTCCTGCCAGAATCACCAGCCCGAGACCTCCTTTATCAGTATGCTGATTTTTTGCTCCAGCGAAATTACTGA
- a CDS encoding Uma2 family endonuclease: MSTLAKFTSADLECFPDDGKRYELIEGELHVSKQPGWDHQFTCTQLSYYLNLWIHTSGTGTVVFAPELLFADDDDVVPDVVWISHEQLQTSLESDRKLHEAPELVIEVLSPGTLNERRDRQTKLKLYSRRGVHEYWIVDCQRHHVEIHRREEGALKLAGTFFPQDELKSPLLPGFSCTIENLFFDLWRKKQPTKKER; encoded by the coding sequence ATGTCCACCTTAGCCAAATTCACTTCAGCGGACCTTGAATGTTTTCCAGACGATGGAAAACGCTATGAACTCATTGAGGGAGAACTTCATGTGTCAAAACAACCAGGCTGGGATCACCAATTTACCTGCACACAACTTTCATATTACCTGAATCTTTGGATTCACACCTCTGGAACGGGCACTGTCGTTTTTGCCCCTGAGCTTCTCTTTGCAGATGACGATGATGTCGTTCCAGACGTCGTCTGGATCAGCCATGAGCAGCTTCAGACCTCGCTTGAATCAGACCGGAAACTCCACGAAGCTCCAGAACTGGTCATCGAAGTGCTCTCTCCCGGCACGCTCAATGAACGCCGTGATCGGCAGACGAAATTGAAACTCTATTCCCGACGCGGAGTTCACGAATACTGGATTGTGGATTGCCAGCGCCACCACGTCGAAATCCACCGCCGCGAAGAAGGCGCCCTCAAACTCGCTGGCACGTTCTTTCCACAGGACGAACTGAAATCCCCCCTGCTTCCCGGCTTTTCCTGTACTATCGAAAACCTCTTCTTTGATCTCTGGCGGAAAAAACAGCCGACAAAGAAAGAAAGGTAG
- a CDS encoding stage II sporulation protein M → MGRDFIDRRQLNWKRLEEMLSLALRGQLSHLHREQVREFGRLYQRTAADFAIAHQEIRDSHLVNYLNNLVGRAHGTIYRSKSSGFKEIWEFYRYSAPALFRETWRYTFAAFLVFMVVGVFSGIFVFLDDQYSLRLAPDVLDMVKSKQNWTEMINSNNQAASSMIFTNNARVAVYSFATGIFLGLGSLYFMATNGLHIGGITAMCIKYKFTPILIFMAAHGVFELTAIFIAGGAGFLIGSALLMPGDLRRGEALIERGIKAIKLMMICLPLLVVAGLIEGFLSPLNISPAYKLAVSGATALFLVVYFSTPARRQTQER, encoded by the coding sequence ATGGGCCGAGATTTTATTGATCGCAGACAATTAAACTGGAAGCGACTGGAAGAGATGCTGTCTCTGGCCCTGCGTGGTCAACTCAGCCACCTGCACCGGGAGCAAGTTCGCGAATTCGGTCGTCTCTATCAGCGCACGGCGGCTGATTTTGCGATTGCGCACCAGGAAATCCGGGACAGTCACCTGGTGAATTATCTCAATAACCTGGTTGGCCGGGCGCACGGTACCATTTACCGTTCAAAAAGCTCTGGGTTTAAGGAAATTTGGGAATTCTACCGCTATTCCGCGCCGGCTTTATTTCGAGAAACCTGGCGCTATACCTTTGCGGCGTTCCTGGTCTTTATGGTGGTTGGGGTATTTAGCGGCATCTTTGTCTTTCTGGATGACCAGTATTCCCTCCGATTGGCGCCCGACGTTCTGGATATGGTCAAGTCCAAACAAAACTGGACGGAAATGATCAACAGCAACAATCAGGCTGCCTCCTCAATGATTTTTACCAATAACGCCAGGGTGGCTGTCTATTCGTTTGCCACCGGCATTTTTCTCGGACTCGGGTCGCTGTACTTTATGGCCACCAACGGCCTGCACATTGGTGGGATCACGGCCATGTGTATTAAGTACAAATTCACTCCGATTTTGATCTTTATGGCGGCCCATGGTGTGTTTGAGCTTACGGCAATCTTTATTGCCGGCGGAGCGGGTTTTCTGATAGGTAGCGCATTACTGATGCCCGGCGATTTGAGGCGGGGCGAAGCACTGATCGAACGTGGGATCAAAGCCATTAAATTAATGATGATTTGTCTACCGCTTCTGGTGGTGGCAGGTCTGATTGAAGGCTTTCTCTCACCACTCAATATTTCACCCGCTTATAAGCTGGCGGTCTCAGGGGCGACGGCACTGTTCCTTGTGGTGTACTTCAGTACGCCAGCTCGCCGTCAAACCCAGGAAAGGTAA
- a CDS encoding four helix bundle protein, which translates to MSKPNFERLRVYQVAELFADVIWEIVSQWEPFTKATIGNQLVRAADSIGANIAEGCGRGSYQDNRRFIKIARGSPNETQHWLRRAFKRNLLTSQEIQELRKLVENLGPLLNGYLRSIGTSSVNSQESLINSQQSKSNIIDD; encoded by the coding sequence ATGAGTAAACCAAATTTTGAAAGACTTCGGGTCTATCAGGTAGCCGAATTATTTGCCGATGTTATTTGGGAAATCGTTAGCCAATGGGAGCCTTTTACGAAGGCCACCATCGGAAATCAGCTTGTCCGTGCGGCTGACAGTATTGGTGCAAATATTGCGGAAGGGTGTGGGCGTGGGTCCTATCAGGACAATCGGCGATTTATTAAAATTGCACGGGGCTCACCCAATGAAACCCAACATTGGTTACGCCGGGCCTTTAAGCGGAACCTTTTAACTTCCCAGGAAATTCAAGAGTTAAGAAAATTAGTCGAGAATCTTGGACCGTTATTAAATGGATACCTGCGGTCAATAGGAACCTCTTCAGTTAACAGTCAAGAGAGTCTGATCAATAGTCAGCAGTCAAAATCTAATATCATTGATGACTGA
- a CDS encoding UDP-2,3-diacylglucosamine diphosphatase, translated as MSEFCTLIVSDIHLGSPVSRAEALSALLREHTFKRLILLGDVFENLKFDRLHPAHWELVRTIQALSKASSEVEVVWIEGNHDEGLCRRGMELLGQPVLEEFAWEAGGTKFVALHGHQFDSLVAERPLLTEVGSHLNQALQKIDHRDLRLSRWAKRMSKKLSGQSAKVAEKATVYGQEQGADYVFCGHTHLAMTAQAGSVRYVNTGCWTDIPSTFVGITNQDVHLIPVE; from the coding sequence ATGTCTGAATTTTGCACCCTGATTGTCTCAGACATCCATCTCGGCTCGCCGGTAAGCCGGGCTGAAGCGCTTTCGGCTTTGCTCAGGGAACATACTTTCAAGCGATTGATTTTGCTGGGAGATGTGTTTGAAAACCTGAAATTTGACCGATTGCACCCCGCGCACTGGGAACTGGTTCGCACCATTCAGGCATTGTCAAAGGCATCTTCTGAGGTTGAAGTGGTCTGGATCGAAGGCAATCACGATGAGGGCCTGTGCCGTCGAGGTATGGAATTGCTCGGTCAGCCGGTTCTGGAGGAATTTGCCTGGGAAGCTGGCGGGACGAAATTTGTGGCACTTCATGGGCATCAATTTGACTCCCTGGTGGCCGAACGCCCGTTACTGACCGAAGTTGGCAGCCATCTCAATCAGGCACTTCAAAAAATTGACCATCGCGATCTTCGTTTGAGCCGCTGGGCCAAGCGGATGTCGAAAAAACTCTCCGGACAATCTGCCAAAGTGGCTGAAAAGGCAACTGTTTACGGCCAGGAGCAGGGAGCTGACTACGTTTTTTGTGGTCACACCCACCTGGCGATGACGGCTCAGGCGGGTTCGGTCCGGTATGTCAACACCGGGTGCTGGACCGACATTCCATCTACCTTTGTCGGAATTACAAACCAGGACGTTCATCTGATTCCAGTTGAATGA
- a CDS encoding DUF3419 family protein, translating into MVSPSASLLRKAVHQHSLTSRQGVLERMFTAFFDGLVYNQIWEDPLVDLEALELTSDSRVLTITSGGCNVLNYLVAQPRLIIGVDLNPYHMYLTRLKLTALEFLPDHEAFFEFFGCANRSENVARYDAFIAPNLDVHAREYWEGRTITGKRRVEAFGTQFYDHARNGYFLRFVTGLAHLLGKHPEKVLEATSLAEQEQVFATEIAPFFDNVLVKGLAKLPFLVFGLGIPPRQLEALREDAQGNIIELYRSRVKKLTCGFPIAENYFTWQAIARRYDCDQRQAIPDYLKAEHYPVLKDNVNRIKTAIISVTELLKHQPAQSLDRFVLLDAQEWMKPVEIEALWAEIARVGQPGSRIIFRTAARKSTIEGVLSPELRKRFVYESERSHDWFQRDRSSIYGGFHLYRLAE; encoded by the coding sequence ATGGTCTCACCATCTGCCAGTTTGCTCCGCAAAGCAGTTCATCAGCATTCACTGACCAGCCGTCAAGGTGTGCTTGAACGAATGTTTACTGCTTTTTTTGATGGGCTGGTCTACAACCAGATTTGGGAAGATCCGCTGGTTGATCTCGAAGCCCTGGAACTCACCTCTGACAGTCGAGTGCTGACGATTACTTCGGGTGGGTGCAATGTTCTCAATTATCTGGTTGCCCAACCGCGGTTGATTATCGGCGTGGACTTGAACCCTTATCACATGTATTTGACCCGGTTGAAGTTAACGGCGCTTGAATTCTTGCCCGACCACGAGGCGTTCTTTGAGTTTTTCGGATGTGCCAACCGATCTGAGAACGTCGCCCGGTACGATGCTTTTATAGCTCCAAACCTGGATGTCCATGCTCGTGAATATTGGGAAGGTCGCACAATCACCGGAAAACGTCGGGTCGAGGCATTTGGGACCCAATTTTATGACCATGCGCGAAACGGGTATTTCCTGCGGTTTGTAACCGGACTGGCGCATCTGCTTGGAAAACATCCTGAAAAGGTGTTAGAGGCCACATCGCTGGCTGAACAGGAACAGGTCTTTGCTACTGAAATCGCACCGTTTTTTGACAATGTGCTGGTTAAAGGATTGGCCAAACTGCCATTTCTGGTGTTTGGGCTGGGGATTCCGCCCCGACAGCTTGAAGCACTTCGCGAAGACGCCCAGGGAAATATCATCGAACTCTATCGGTCACGGGTGAAAAAGCTGACCTGTGGCTTTCCAATTGCGGAAAACTATTTTACCTGGCAGGCAATTGCCCGCCGCTACGATTGCGACCAGCGCCAGGCGATTCCGGATTATTTAAAAGCTGAGCACTATCCGGTCCTCAAAGACAACGTCAATCGAATCAAGACGGCAATCATTTCGGTTACGGAGCTTTTGAAACACCAGCCGGCGCAAAGCCTGGATCGGTTTGTGCTGCTTGATGCCCAGGAATGGATGAAGCCCGTCGAAATCGAAGCCCTCTGGGCCGAGATTGCCCGCGTTGGTCAGCCGGGTTCACGCATTATTTTTCGAACCGCTGCCCGGAAATCCACCATCGAAGGGGTTTTGTCGCCCGAGTTGCGAAAACGATTTGTGTATGAGTCTGAACGCTCACACGACTGGTTCCAGCGAGATCGGTCTTCAATTTATGGCGGATTTCACCTCTATCGGCTGGCCGAATGA
- a CDS encoding aldose 1-epimerase, translated as MSHGYSVRSEMREGVEIFVLANDGKAEAEVAPALGNNCFVFRTSEVALLEPVSLADFLQKPTSYGIPLLFPYPNRVSEGVLEFQGKLYPVQPNRHGYVRDKAWTVVDSGATADGGAWVTSALDTHTYADQILTQFPFPFRIEVTYRLHDLSLVLETTVHNTGNGELPFGFGIHPYFRRPDHGKLFIPAHLRWELRDSLPTGNVLEVDGMFDLRDGQETSQIELDDIYTDMVVDELGLVHCVLEDTPARSLVVVESDVTTFPHIVAYTAPLPRKAICIEPYTCPTDGFNLQARGIDANLIVLEPGTERKMVITIRHENF; from the coding sequence ATGAGTCACGGGTATTCGGTCCGGTCCGAAATGCGTGAAGGGGTTGAAATTTTTGTCTTGGCCAATGATGGGAAAGCTGAAGCCGAGGTCGCCCCAGCACTGGGAAACAATTGTTTTGTCTTTCGAACCTCAGAGGTTGCACTGCTTGAGCCGGTTTCATTGGCTGATTTCCTTCAGAAACCAACCAGTTACGGTATTCCACTGTTGTTTCCGTATCCCAACCGGGTTTCCGAAGGCGTGCTTGAATTCCAGGGGAAACTGTATCCAGTGCAGCCCAATCGCCACGGATACGTTCGAGATAAAGCCTGGACCGTGGTGGACAGCGGCGCGACGGCTGACGGCGGCGCCTGGGTGACGTCAGCGTTGGATACCCACACGTACGCCGACCAGATCCTGACTCAATTTCCATTTCCATTTCGGATCGAAGTCACCTACCGGCTGCACGACCTGTCGTTGGTTTTAGAAACCACGGTGCACAATACCGGGAATGGCGAATTGCCATTTGGATTTGGCATCCACCCGTATTTTCGCCGTCCAGACCACGGAAAGCTCTTTATTCCGGCTCATCTACGCTGGGAACTCCGGGACAGCCTGCCAACCGGGAATGTACTCGAAGTTGATGGAATGTTTGATTTGCGAGACGGCCAGGAGACCAGCCAGATCGAACTCGACGATATTTACACTGATATGGTGGTGGATGAGTTGGGGCTGGTGCACTGTGTGTTGGAAGATACCCCGGCACGGTCGCTGGTGGTGGTGGAATCAGACGTCACGACGTTTCCGCATATTGTCGCCTACACAGCGCCGCTCCCCAGAAAAGCGATTTGTATTGAACCCTATACCTGTCCAACCGATGGGTTTAACCTGCAGGCGCGTGGCATTGACGCCAATCTGATTGTGCTCGAACCCGGCACAGAGCGAAAAATGGTGATCACCATTCGCCATGAAAATTTTTAA
- a CDS encoding methyltransferase domain-containing protein, whose product MDRMYRHQRHIYDLSRKYYLLGRDRLLDTLSIQPGEHILEIGCGTARNLITLANRHPKAHLFGVDISQEMLATARSNIIRADVDHQIVLKYSAAEAFHFHQTFSLLTQFDSIFFSYSLSMIPTWPEALKTALHNLKPGGTLFIIDFGDSFDLPSWFRKLLHTWLARFGVYFRPEVLEHLHLQQTQGLGTLSVEFLYRRYAYLASFKKSEIVK is encoded by the coding sequence ATGGACCGCATGTATCGCCATCAGAGGCACATTTATGATCTGTCGCGAAAATACTACCTGCTGGGCCGTGACCGATTGCTCGATACCCTGTCCATCCAGCCCGGTGAGCATATTCTTGAAATTGGCTGTGGGACCGCCCGTAACCTGATTACCCTGGCCAATCGCCATCCGAAAGCGCATCTGTTTGGGGTGGATATTTCCCAGGAGATGCTGGCCACCGCCCGGAGCAATATCATTCGGGCTGATGTTGATCACCAAATCGTCTTAAAGTACTCGGCTGCCGAAGCCTTTCACTTTCATCAGACCTTTTCACTCCTCACTCAATTTGACTCCATTTTTTTCTCCTACTCCCTGTCAATGATCCCCACTTGGCCGGAGGCACTCAAAACCGCTCTTCACAATTTGAAGCCTGGGGGAACACTTTTCATCATTGATTTTGGTGATTCTTTTGATTTACCGTCCTGGTTCCGCAAACTTCTTCACACATGGCTTGCCAGATTTGGTGTATATTTCCGGCCCGAAGTTTTAGAACATCTCCATTTACAACAGACACAAGGGCTTGGAACACTATCGGTCGAGTTCCTCTATCGCCGGTATGCCTATCTGGCCAGTTTCAAGAAGAGCGAAATAGTGAAGTAG